The genomic interval GTCCTGCCCGGTGACCTCGGCGTAGTCGGGGCGGGCGAGCGGGGCGTACGCGGTGGGCACCGACAGACAGCCCTCGTTGCTCTCGTCCAGCTGGCGCCGGTCGGCGGGCAGGTCCACGAGCTTCGGGTTGCAGACGACACCCACGTGCCGCCGGCCCTCGTCGTCCTGGCAGTCGTACACGAAGACCTTCAGGTCGACGCCGATCTGGTTGGCGGCGAGGCCGACACCCTCGGCGGTGCGCTGGCTGGCGAACATGTCCGCGACCAGCTGGTCGAGCTCCTCACCGAACTCGGTGACGTCCTTGCACTCCTTGTGCAGCACGGGGTTCCCGACGACGGTGATGGGCCGCGAGGTGCCGCGCTCACGCCAGGCGTTCTCCCGCTCCTCGGTGTCCTCGGTGTCGATGACGAACCCCTCGTCGTCGACGGGGAGCACGCCCGCGTGCTGCTGATCGGTGTCCTGCTGGGCCATGACCGACTTATGCCTTCCTGGAAAACTGGGATTCGGTGCTCAAGAGTACGGCGATGTGTCAGCAGACCTCTTCGAGATCACGCCAGTCCCGGGAGTCGGGGCTGTCGGCCACCCACCCGTCCAACAACCCCCGGACCAGCGAAGCCGGCGCAGCCACCCCGCACTCCCGCTCCGGCACCCACAGCTGCCCGTCCGTACGGTGCCCCAGTGGCCCGGGATGCCCCGGCTCGCTGTGATCGTGCGGGTCCAGGTGCTCCCCGTCGCCTTCGTCGGACGGCATCCGCGACTCGGAGCACATCCGGCACAGCAGCCGCACCGACGACGACCAGTCCT from Streptomyces sp. CC0208 carries:
- the def gene encoding peptide deformylase, with translation MAQQDTDQQHAGVLPVDDEGFVIDTEDTEERENAWRERGTSRPITVVGNPVLHKECKDVTEFGEELDQLVADMFASQRTAEGVGLAANQIGVDLKVFVYDCQDDEGRRHVGVVCNPKLVDLPADRRQLDESNEGCLSVPTAYAPLARPDYAEVTGQDEKGNPIKVRGTGYFARCLQHETDHLYGYLYIDRLSKRERKDALRQMAENEPRYPVVAND